One genomic region from Anopheles coustani unplaced genomic scaffold, idAnoCousDA_361_x.2 scaffold_12_ctg1, whole genome shotgun sequence encodes:
- the LOC131271231 gene encoding uncharacterized protein LOC131271231 encodes MNSVKPFNGLCICFFGLLSALKCLSLESEDLKHLSERDIVETLVKQWAPLVWLAPNEKYMPGDVSKFLQYVHAEEAKVTTVYPGNEITELDDLDSYDSRLANELSYYDPVIQLHQGRFRNKRNFKDPSVSLDLLFDFPIGNESKSWYLVTNSNINELIADKESFLYGQNPLKENVPIYAVISTCKQPPSGLQNTLEISLPFSLPATTVSYPSTPIFHNINYKENEVTYTAKDRPSLKRKLYSSTPKNIFELQPNLRKTINAVEKSIRLIRKKREILESAEQVTDTTIRSHLRENDELATAKKGGFNFEDGTSENTFNMNLDESIENTPQSEENQEWETITERRHDTYDNENEISSDYPHFHVTYWMFYPYSQGKVICTIDLGPFGPWPIPLIFGICLGTTKEFGSHVGDWEHMSLFFRGRKEPDEMYVSAHDAGAFYSYERLTGTFEYHRQETRKGILQQPSFPKTVVTSGNHPVLFAAEGSHGLWTAPGKHKFVRVPRLYDINGFGLPWSTWRNVEIIHEKNPSGRSTTQPKWMKFNGRWGNPKTKCHPLKRIGLHICELTDGPTGIPRKKHHFQCKAR; translated from the exons AAGCGAAGACTTGAAGCACCTGTCGGAGCGAGATATAG TCGAAACATTAGTGAAACAATGGGCTCCATTAGTATGGCTGGcaccaaatgaaaaatatatgcCCGGTGACGTATCTAAATTTCTTCAGTATGTCCATGCCGAGGAGGCAAAAGTGACGACAGTATACCCAGGCAATGAAATTACTGAACTTGATGATCTGGACAGCTACGATAGTAGGTTAGCCAATGAACTTTCCTATTATGATCCTGTTATTCAACTACACCAAGGGCGCTTTCGGAATAAACGTAACTTCAAGGATCCCTCAGTTTCTCTTGATCTGCTGTTTGATTTCCCGATTGGCAACGAGTCAAAAAGCTGGTACCTGGTGACCAATAGCAACATCAATGAACTGATTGCAGACAAGGAATCGTTCCTGTATGGACAAAACCCACTAAAAGAAAATGTGCCAATTTATGCAGTGATCAGTACGTGCAAACAACCCCCAAGTGGTCTGCAAAATACACTTGAGATAAGTTTGCCATTTTCATTGCCAGCAACGACGGTGTCATACCCATCAACCCCCATATTTCATAATATTAATTATAAAGAAAATG AAGTTACATATACTGCAAAGGATCGACCGTCGTTGAAGCGGAAACTTTATTCTTCAACTCCAAAGAATATATTTGAATTACAACCAAACCTGCGGAAAACAATCAATGCGGTAGAAAAAAGTATTCGGTTGATTCGGAAAAAACGcgagattctagaaagtgctGAGCAAGTAACTGATACCACTATAAGGTCACATCTGCGTGAAAACGATGAATTAGCCACTGCCAAGAAAGGGGGtttcaattttgaagatggaaCAAGTGAAAATACATTCAACATGAACTTAGATGAATCGATAGAAAATACGCCGCAAAGCGAAGAAAACCAAGAATGGGAGACAATAACAGAGCGAAGACATGACACTTAcgataatgaaaatgaaatttcctCAGATTATCCCCACTTTCACGTCACTTATTGGATGTTCTACCCGTATAGTCAG GGCAAAGTAATATGTACCATCGATTTAGGACCATTCGGGCCATGGCCAATACCGCTAATATTTGGAATATGTTTAGGCACAACGAAGGAGTTTGGAAGCCACGTTGGAGACTGGGAGCATATGAGTCTTTTCTTCCGAGGACGGAAGGAACCTGAT GAGATGTACGTGTCGGCACATGATGCGGGAGCTTTCTATTCCTACGAAAGGCTTACTGGAACATTCGAATACCATAGACAAGAAACAAGAAAGGGAATTTTGCAACAACCCTCATTTCCTAAAACTGTTGTCACATCTGGAAACCATCCAGTACTATTTGCCGCGGAAGGATCTCATGGTCTATGGACTGCACCAGGCAAACATAAGTTCGTTCGTGTCCCTCGTCTCTACGACATCAATGGTTTTGGGTTGCCCTGGTCTACGTGGAGAAATGTAGAAATCATCcacgaaaaaaacccaagcg GACGAAGTACCACGCAGCCAAAATGGATGAAATTCAACGGTCGGTGGGGAAATCCGAAGACCAAATGTCACCCATTGAAGAGGATTGGATTGCATATCTGTGAATTGACCGATGGTCCAACTGGTATTCCTCGTAAAAAACACCACTTCCAATGTAAAGCTCGCTAG